One genomic segment of Paenibacillus durus includes these proteins:
- a CDS encoding S-layer homology domain-containing protein, translated as MKKVASAILALWMTCFLLVQPVWADPTVEIVTNGGITAYSPGYVMVISGKVADEDLPMPNTDVFIQVYPEGKENNVIFYSGTKTDSKGYYKAIFTLPSGSSLPDGKYKIAVNTAQASAEQLFSVPLAAQGLEYMGSSIKGAENGFVEPVPVDTDQIALVFNSNVNFFYNKNYPDFVIGKNDNNEDSIKLFKGNTPVAVDVNLIDSIANSPAVDLSYYQKGSQIVLQETDSKKVILLSPESGLEPNTEYRIFISKDLCSNNGSKLGQDVTLSFKTGESKAVNPGSGGPSGDNPGPADPSGNNPGAPEPGTPAVPEKVVPAPDLGNIVKDNDTVTLDVDVKKATDILKDIGEASLVIDVSQEAGKDKTVSLPAEVVNLLKQMNKLTIIRDGELSLTIPPEALIQGKKMTFSSLQVSGEALTTSPAAARQKAVYSFSASSDGVPLHNFNKEIRVTLPIPAGTADRDKLGVYYLNEASGQWEYVGGRIKEGKLTFATSHFSTFMVAESEKTFADIQSHWAKKEIEVMVARHVIKGINETSFAPKSNITRAEFASLLSRVLNLADADAGNAFKDVAAGAWYASDVNKAVKAGIIKGSDGRFRPSDKISRQEMAVMIDRAYTYAGGKVSTLSNTAFTDNERIGAWASDAVKSVYTLGIIKGRPNGSFGPADNASRAEGAVMLKSLMDKRGL; from the coding sequence ATGAAAAAAGTAGCCAGTGCTATTCTTGCCTTATGGATGACCTGTTTCCTGCTGGTTCAGCCGGTATGGGCCGATCCTACTGTGGAAATTGTCACCAACGGCGGGATTACGGCGTACAGCCCCGGCTATGTCATGGTCATTTCAGGAAAGGTAGCGGATGAAGACCTCCCGATGCCTAATACCGATGTGTTCATCCAGGTCTATCCGGAAGGTAAGGAGAACAATGTCATCTTCTACTCGGGAACCAAGACGGATAGTAAAGGGTATTACAAGGCCATCTTCACCTTGCCATCAGGAAGCTCGCTTCCTGATGGCAAGTACAAGATAGCGGTGAACACGGCTCAGGCATCGGCCGAGCAATTGTTCTCAGTTCCCTTAGCCGCTCAAGGGCTGGAGTATATGGGAAGTTCGATCAAGGGAGCGGAGAACGGGTTTGTGGAGCCCGTCCCGGTGGATACCGATCAGATCGCCCTTGTATTTAACAGCAACGTGAACTTTTTTTACAACAAGAATTATCCCGATTTCGTGATCGGGAAGAATGACAATAACGAAGATTCGATCAAGCTCTTTAAGGGGAACACTCCGGTAGCCGTGGATGTGAACTTGATTGACAGCATTGCCAATAGCCCGGCGGTGGATTTGAGTTACTATCAAAAAGGCTCTCAGATCGTATTGCAAGAGACGGACAGCAAGAAAGTTATCCTGCTTTCCCCGGAAAGCGGACTTGAGCCCAATACGGAATACCGGATTTTTATCAGTAAAGACCTGTGTTCCAACAATGGCAGCAAGCTCGGGCAGGATGTGACGCTTTCGTTCAAGACGGGAGAGAGCAAAGCGGTGAACCCGGGTTCCGGCGGTCCGTCAGGCGATAACCCGGGTCCCGCCGATCCGTCAGGTAACAATCCCGGGGCCCCCGAACCGGGCACTCCGGCCGTTCCCGAGAAGGTCGTTCCTGCACCCGATTTAGGGAACATCGTCAAGGACAACGACACGGTCACCCTGGACGTAGATGTGAAGAAAGCAACTGATATACTCAAGGATATCGGCGAAGCCTCTCTTGTAATCGATGTTTCTCAAGAAGCCGGAAAGGACAAAACGGTAAGCCTTCCCGCAGAGGTCGTGAACTTGCTCAAGCAAATGAACAAGCTGACGATCATCAGAGACGGTGAGTTGTCGTTAACGATTCCTCCGGAGGCGCTAATCCAGGGGAAGAAGATGACGTTTAGCAGCTTGCAAGTCTCCGGAGAGGCTCTAACGACGTCTCCTGCGGCAGCCAGACAAAAGGCGGTCTACTCGTTCAGCGCTTCGTCTGACGGGGTCCCGCTTCATAATTTCAACAAAGAGATCCGGGTGACGCTGCCCATTCCCGCAGGAACAGCCGATCGGGATAAATTGGGCGTGTACTACCTGAATGAAGCGTCCGGGCAGTGGGAATATGTCGGCGGCCGGATTAAAGAGGGTAAATTGACCTTTGCAACCAGCCATTTCTCCACCTTCATGGTGGCGGAATCCGAGAAGACCTTTGCGGATATTCAATCCCACTGGGCCAAGAAGGAGATCGAAGTGATGGTGGCGCGTCATGTCATCAAGGGAATCAACGAAACCTCCTTTGCCCCTAAAAGCAATATCACCCGTGCGGAGTTCGCTTCCCTGCTGTCCAGAGTACTAAACCTTGCGGATGCGGACGCAGGCAACGCCTTTAAGGATGTTGCAGCCGGCGCGTGGTATGCAAGCGATGTGAACAAAGCTGTCAAGGCGGGAATCATTAAAGGCTCGGACGGACGTTTCCGCCCTAGCGACAAGATTTCCCGGCAGGAAATGGCTGTAATGATTGACCGGGCGTACACTTATGCCGGAGGTAAGGTAAGCACTCTGAGCAATACGGCATTTACCGATAACGAACGCATTGGCGCATGGGCGAGTGATGCGGTGAAGAGCGTCTACACTCTGGGGATCATTAAAGGACGCCCGAACGGCAGCTTCGGCCCCGCGGATAATGCAAGCCGCGCCGAAGGCGCAGTCATGCTGAAATCACTGATGGACAAGCGCGGTCTGTAA
- a CDS encoding helix-turn-helix domain-containing protein: METIGQRLKYLRETLDLSQQHVANETGVSRGNISNYEKDRVSPAADTIVALCSFFAVSADWLLTGQDHVPGDAGRTDISSVQEPGVINLGEEFKKALYMNATKEEEQLILMYRDFSREDKDFIMNMVLFKHEQLKKVEKKSLPSSS; encoded by the coding sequence ATGGAAACCATAGGACAAAGACTTAAATACTTGAGGGAAACTCTTGATTTATCGCAGCAGCATGTCGCGAATGAAACCGGGGTTTCAAGAGGGAATATCAGCAACTACGAGAAAGACAGAGTCTCGCCGGCCGCCGATACAATTGTAGCGTTATGCTCCTTTTTCGCCGTGTCTGCCGACTGGCTGCTGACCGGTCAAGACCATGTTCCTGGGGATGCAGGCAGAACTGATATTTCTTCCGTTCAGGAGCCGGGTGTTATTAATCTGGGTGAAGAATTTAAGAAAGCGCTATATATGAACGCCACGAAAGAAGAAGAACAGCTCATTCTAATGTACAGGGATTTCTCCAGGGAAGATAAAGACTTTATCATGAATATGGTGCTTTTTAAACACGAGCAATTGAAGAAAGTTGAAAAAAAGAGCCTGCCGTCATCGAGCTGA
- a CDS encoding fibronectin type III domain-containing protein, protein MLIFNKNKVKRKVATLMLAAIGTVTIFSQTSFALNAQSNANFLFRGVQVLDDDEVVVYLDKGTSSITKDMFKIYEGIGTGGTPISITGISSYSTPYNLSVSGYAPGSSYILTAASGTFDEKEAYTIEASSTVRAGNGLTLGDALQRKNPVISFVRPDSSSDYGTGNVNMWTFMDSQNNGNIARDGGLYISLSKPASNASAVLSGLKLYKNTGSGYTEVTYDNPSSPTTTTDVFQPVKSNQDDFFYIPLSIAGNGTGAQKNLLSNTAYRLDIPEIPLQGGGEITNSLDPNGITSIYFTTMNGIGPTKMNSAPTASVTGSSVDLSWTATSDLGTSPNIVGAAATGYNVYHSTDKYFGFTKVNSSAITGTSYSAGSYASGTHYFRITPIANSYEGGYSNDVVVTIP, encoded by the coding sequence ATGTTAATCTTTAATAAAAATAAAGTAAAACGCAAAGTGGCAACACTCATGCTTGCAGCCATTGGCACAGTTACGATATTTTCCCAGACGTCGTTTGCTCTTAACGCCCAGAGTAACGCGAACTTTTTGTTCAGAGGTGTCCAGGTTCTCGATGACGATGAAGTTGTCGTCTATCTGGACAAAGGAACTTCGTCCATAACCAAGGATATGTTTAAAATCTATGAAGGAATCGGCACCGGCGGAACGCCAATCAGCATCACGGGAATTTCGTCCTACTCTACTCCGTACAATCTGAGCGTTTCCGGCTATGCTCCGGGATCAAGCTATATTCTCACTGCCGCCAGCGGCACTTTTGACGAAAAAGAAGCGTACACCATTGAAGCAAGCTCTACGGTTCGCGCGGGCAACGGGCTGACCCTGGGAGATGCATTGCAACGGAAAAATCCGGTCATCTCTTTCGTTCGTCCTGATTCCAGCAGCGATTACGGTACCGGCAATGTGAACATGTGGACATTCATGGACTCGCAGAACAACGGAAATATTGCAAGAGATGGCGGCTTGTATATCTCCCTCAGCAAGCCTGCCAGCAATGCAAGCGCGGTGCTAAGCGGTTTGAAATTGTATAAAAATACAGGCAGCGGCTACACTGAAGTCACTTATGACAATCCGAGCAGTCCGACAACGACTACTGATGTATTTCAGCCGGTAAAATCGAATCAAGACGATTTCTTCTACATCCCGCTGAGCATAGCCGGAAACGGAACAGGCGCCCAGAAAAATCTGCTATCTAATACAGCCTACAGACTCGATATTCCTGAAATCCCTCTGCAGGGTGGCGGAGAAATTACAAATAGTCTTGATCCTAATGGAATCACCAGTATTTATTTTACAACGATGAACGGAATAGGTCCGACAAAAATGAATTCTGCGCCAACAGCATCAGTTACAGGCAGCAGTGTTGACCTGTCCTGGACAGCTACCAGCGATCTGGGTACCAGTCCCAATATTGTAGGCGCTGCCGCTACCGGATACAACGTTTACCACAGCACCGACAAATACTTCGGATTCACGAAGGTGAACTCGTCGGCTATTACCGGCACGAGCTACAGCGCGGGCAGCTATGCTTCCGGTACGCATTACTTCCGGATTACTCCAATCGCCAACAGCTATGAAGGCGGGTATTCCAACGACGTTGTGGTTACCATCCCTTAA
- a CDS encoding DUF1667 domain-containing protein, which produces MMNQSTLTCIVCPKECTLDVYTLDEVITYISGYSCERGRQYAHDEILCPSRIVTTTVPIEGGVCKRLPIRSSGPLPKERISEWMRLVKNLRVNAPVRAGEVLIAGILGTGTDVISSKSVAQDQQSSVAHDISGAGC; this is translated from the coding sequence ATGATGAATCAGAGCACTCTTACATGCATTGTCTGCCCCAAGGAATGCACCCTGGACGTCTATACGCTGGATGAGGTCATAACCTACATCTCCGGGTATTCCTGCGAGCGGGGAAGGCAGTATGCACATGATGAAATCCTCTGCCCCTCCCGCATTGTGACAACTACGGTTCCAATCGAGGGCGGTGTCTGTAAACGCCTTCCCATTCGCTCCAGCGGGCCGCTGCCGAAGGAGCGGATAAGCGAATGGATGCGGCTGGTCAAGAATCTCCGGGTGAACGCACCCGTCAGAGCCGGAGAGGTGCTGATCGCCGGTATTCTGGGAACCGGCACAGATGTCATCAGTTCAAAAAGCGTTGCGCAAGATCAGCAATCATCAGTTGCTCATGACATATCCGGTGCAGGCTGTTAA
- a CDS encoding NAD(P)/FAD-dependent oxidoreductase, whose protein sequence is MERFELAVIGGGPAGLAAALEARKSGIGRIILLERERELGGILQQCVHSGFGLHLFKEELTGPEYAERFIESIRQSDIVCKTDTTVLEISEKRSVKAVNAVDGFMEIGAEALVIATGCRERTREAIGIPGDRPAGIFTAGSAQRFMNLEGYRIGKRVVILGSGDVGLIMARRLTLEGSEVIAVVEAMPAPSGLGRNVIQCLDDFGIPLLLGHTVTSTIGKDRLEGVQLAQVDSRMQPIAGTETFVQCDALLVSVGLIPENELALQAGIAINEDNYGLAVDERMLTSAEGIFACGNAVSIHSLADYVTIQGRLAGRSAASFILDECRRTGIDSDHQDGRHIAR, encoded by the coding sequence ATGGAACGGTTTGAGCTTGCGGTCATCGGCGGCGGCCCTGCGGGATTGGCTGCCGCGCTGGAAGCGAGAAAGAGTGGAATAGGGCGCATTATCCTGTTGGAACGAGAACGGGAATTAGGCGGAATTCTGCAGCAATGCGTCCACAGCGGATTCGGCCTGCATCTCTTCAAGGAGGAACTCACAGGGCCCGAATATGCCGAACGCTTTATCGAATCCATTCGGCAGTCGGATATTGTGTGCAAGACCGATACAACCGTGCTTGAAATATCGGAGAAGCGAAGCGTCAAAGCAGTTAATGCCGTCGACGGGTTCATGGAAATTGGGGCGGAGGCGCTCGTTATTGCAACCGGCTGCCGGGAGCGGACGCGGGAGGCCATTGGCATTCCGGGCGACCGCCCGGCCGGGATTTTCACAGCGGGCAGCGCCCAGCGTTTCATGAATCTGGAAGGCTATCGCATCGGCAAGCGCGTCGTCATCCTCGGATCGGGCGATGTCGGGCTGATTATGGCCCGCCGGCTGACGCTTGAAGGAAGCGAAGTTATAGCTGTTGTCGAAGCTATGCCTGCTCCTTCCGGTCTGGGCCGCAATGTAATACAATGCCTGGATGACTTCGGCATCCCTCTCCTTCTCGGCCATACCGTCACTTCCACGATCGGGAAGGACCGGCTGGAGGGTGTCCAGCTTGCGCAAGTGGACAGCCGAATGCAGCCAATTGCGGGGACGGAGACATTTGTCCAGTGCGACGCGCTGCTCGTCTCCGTAGGCCTCATTCCGGAGAATGAGCTGGCTCTTCAAGCCGGGATTGCCATTAACGAAGACAATTACGGACTGGCCGTTGACGAGCGAATGCTCACAAGCGCTGAGGGAATCTTTGCTTGCGGGAACGCAGTGTCCATCCACAGTCTGGCCGATTATGTCACCATCCAGGGAAGATTGGCAGGGCGTTCCGCAGCCAGCTTCATCCTTGACGAGTGCCGCCGGACGGGGATTGATTCAGATCATCAAGACGGGAGGCATATCGCCAGATGA
- a CDS encoding NAD(P)/FAD-dependent oxidoreductase, translating to MFDIIIIGAGIVGTAVARELSKYKLRIAVLEKNNEIACGATKANSGIVYNGHTARPDKLKGRLTLQGRQMFEALCRELDVTFKPVDMLIAGFDEEDDAAIEELRKRAAANGIDGVRILGGEEALQREPSLNEEVRSALLNPGCGIVDPWELCFALAENAAANGVEFKLNTEVTGLAPLQSGIAVETAGGTLEAKAVINCAGINTDLINRMAGSESFSILPKRGQYAVLDRSAKLQISHIVAHCKSEKEKSVFLIPTQHGNVMIGPSMEPAEDRTSKKTTAEQMDKLMKSAHKISRRIPEHLVIRSFAGLKAKCSAGDFLIQESEQLNGLIHAAGINNPGLTCSPAIAVHIADMIASIYGRMGLSLERNPAFVPSRGSIVSFKSIPDGERNQWIGQHPGYGRIVCRCEQVTEGEIRESISRVPGACSVNGVKLRTRAGMGRCQGGFCGPKVTSLLSEELGRRMEQVLYENNGSELLSDSMP from the coding sequence TTGTTCGATATCATCATCATAGGCGCTGGAATTGTAGGAACCGCGGTTGCCAGAGAACTGTCCAAATATAAGCTTCGCATCGCCGTGCTTGAGAAAAATAATGAGATTGCCTGCGGGGCGACGAAGGCCAACAGCGGCATCGTCTACAATGGGCACACCGCCCGTCCGGACAAGCTGAAGGGTCGTCTGACCCTTCAGGGCAGGCAAATGTTCGAGGCGCTGTGCCGGGAGCTTGATGTTACGTTCAAGCCCGTCGACATGCTGATTGCCGGTTTCGACGAGGAAGACGATGCCGCCATCGAGGAGCTTCGCAAAAGGGCTGCTGCCAACGGCATTGACGGCGTTCGCATCCTCGGCGGAGAAGAAGCCTTGCAGCGCGAGCCCTCCCTGAATGAAGAAGTAAGGTCGGCTCTACTTAATCCGGGATGCGGAATCGTTGATCCGTGGGAGCTGTGCTTCGCTCTTGCGGAGAACGCCGCCGCGAACGGTGTAGAATTTAAGCTGAATACGGAAGTAACCGGACTTGCGCCGCTGCAGAGCGGAATCGCGGTTGAAACTGCGGGCGGCACGCTGGAAGCGAAGGCTGTCATCAATTGTGCCGGAATCAATACGGACCTTATTAACCGCATGGCGGGTTCAGAGTCTTTCTCCATCCTGCCGAAGCGCGGACAATACGCCGTGCTTGACCGCAGCGCCAAGCTTCAGATCAGCCACATCGTAGCCCACTGCAAGTCCGAGAAAGAAAAAAGCGTCTTCCTCATCCCCACTCAGCACGGCAACGTGATGATCGGGCCAAGCATGGAGCCAGCCGAAGACCGCACGAGCAAAAAAACGACGGCCGAACAAATGGACAAGCTGATGAAATCGGCTCATAAAATCTCTCGGCGCATTCCGGAGCACTTGGTTATCCGTTCTTTTGCGGGACTAAAGGCCAAATGCAGCGCAGGCGATTTCCTGATCCAGGAATCGGAACAGTTGAACGGGCTGATCCATGCCGCCGGCATCAATAACCCCGGCCTGACCTGTTCTCCGGCAATCGCTGTCCACATCGCGGACATGATCGCTTCCATATACGGCAGAATGGGGCTTTCCCTGGAACGCAACCCCGCCTTTGTTCCGAGTCGCGGCAGCATCGTTTCATTTAAGTCCATACCGGACGGCGAGAGGAACCAATGGATTGGGCAGCATCCCGGCTACGGACGTATCGTATGCAGATGCGAGCAGGTCACTGAAGGGGAAATCCGCGAATCCATCAGCCGTGTACCGGGAGCATGTTCCGTTAATGGCGTTAAGCTCCGGACGAGAGCCGGGATGGGCAGATGTCAGGGCGGCTTCTGCGGTCCGAAGGTTACAAGCTTGTTGTCTGAGGAGCTGGGACGGCGCATGGAACAAGTATTATACGAAAATAACGGGTCGGAGCTTTTGTCTGATTCAATGCCTTGA
- the purE gene encoding 5-(carboxyamino)imidazole ribonucleotide mutase, translating to MSVQVAVIMGSKSDWETMKHACEVLEELEIPYEKKVVSAHRTPDLMFQFAEEAAERGIRVIIAGAGGAAHLPGMVAAKTILPVIGVPVQSKALNGLDSLLSIVQMPGGIPVATVAIGKAGAVNAGLLAAQIIGAFDPEVQRRAQNRRDAIRDEVLEGSDDL from the coding sequence ATGTCGGTGCAGGTAGCTGTTATTATGGGCAGCAAATCGGACTGGGAAACAATGAAGCATGCATGCGAGGTGCTGGAGGAACTGGAGATCCCTTATGAGAAAAAGGTCGTATCCGCACACCGCACGCCGGATCTCATGTTCCAATTTGCGGAGGAGGCTGCGGAGCGGGGCATTCGCGTCATTATCGCGGGCGCCGGAGGCGCGGCGCATCTGCCGGGCATGGTAGCCGCGAAGACGATCCTGCCCGTTATCGGTGTGCCGGTGCAATCGAAGGCGCTGAATGGACTCGATTCGCTGCTCTCGATCGTGCAGATGCCGGGAGGCATACCGGTTGCGACGGTAGCGATCGGCAAGGCGGGCGCGGTGAACGCCGGGCTGCTGGCCGCCCAGATCATCGGCGCGTTCGATCCCGAGGTGCAGCGCAGGGCGCAGAATCGCCGGGATGCGATTCGTGACGAAGTGCTGGAAGGCAGCGACGATCTATGA
- a CDS encoding 5-(carboxyamino)imidazole ribonucleotide synthase yields MSGGGIGGGADMPDCKTQPRMLRPGATVGVLGGGQLGRMMALAGSAMGYRFVALDPAPDAPCGQVSPQIVAAYDDINAARELARRADVITYEFENVDAGVAALLAEESYVPQGSALLYTTQHRLREKAAIEAAGVPVAPYRKVASLADLTAAAAELGLPAVLKTVTGGYDGKGQAVLRREDELEEAFRRLAPEGAFPAGTVPGETAPAAETASAQAPAVEDAPLVLEKFVPFRCEISVIAARSSRGEVKSFPAAENIHVDNILHLSIVPARVPEEIRQRACELAEQLIAGLNAVGLLAVEMFVTEDGELFVNELAPRPHNSGHYTMDACATSQFEQHVRAVCNLPLGSTDLLTPAVMVNVLGQHLEGAVGRFCEDDEEANRLGVIPKLHIYGKTESKTGRKMGHINLLCKDTADALAWVEQTNLWRN; encoded by the coding sequence ATGAGCGGCGGCGGAATCGGCGGCGGAGCGGATATGCCGGATTGTAAGACGCAGCCGCGGATGCTGCGCCCGGGAGCGACCGTCGGCGTGCTCGGCGGCGGCCAGCTCGGGCGCATGATGGCGCTGGCCGGCAGCGCCATGGGCTACCGTTTCGTGGCGCTCGACCCCGCGCCGGATGCGCCCTGCGGGCAGGTATCGCCGCAGATCGTCGCGGCGTACGACGACATCAACGCGGCGCGTGAGCTTGCGCGCCGCGCGGATGTGATCACGTACGAGTTCGAGAACGTCGACGCGGGCGTAGCCGCGCTGCTGGCGGAGGAATCGTACGTGCCCCAGGGCAGCGCGCTGCTGTACACGACGCAGCACCGGCTGCGCGAGAAGGCCGCCATCGAAGCTGCGGGCGTCCCGGTGGCCCCGTACCGCAAGGTGGCGAGCCTTGCGGACCTTACGGCGGCGGCTGCGGAGCTCGGCCTGCCGGCGGTGCTGAAGACCGTCACCGGCGGATATGACGGTAAGGGACAGGCCGTCCTCCGCCGGGAGGACGAGCTGGAGGAAGCGTTCCGGCGGCTCGCGCCGGAAGGCGCGTTCCCAGCAGGAACGGTGCCGGGAGAAACTGCTCCGGCGGCCGAAACCGCCTCGGCGCAGGCTCCCGCGGTGGAGGACGCCCCGCTGGTGTTGGAGAAATTCGTGCCGTTCCGGTGCGAAATCTCGGTTATTGCCGCCCGCAGCTCGCGGGGTGAGGTGAAAAGCTTTCCAGCGGCGGAGAATATTCATGTAGATAACATTCTCCACCTGTCCATCGTTCCTGCCAGGGTGCCGGAGGAGATCCGGCAAAGAGCCTGCGAACTGGCGGAGCAGCTGATTGCGGGGCTTAACGCCGTCGGGCTGCTGGCGGTGGAGATGTTCGTGACGGAGGATGGCGAACTGTTCGTTAACGAGCTGGCGCCCCGCCCGCACAATTCTGGCCATTACACGATGGACGCCTGCGCCACCTCGCAGTTCGAGCAGCATGTGCGCGCGGTATGCAACCTGCCGCTTGGAAGTACGGACCTGCTGACCCCGGCCGTTATGGTCAATGTGCTGGGTCAGCATTTGGAAGGGGCGGTCGGCCGCTTTTGTGAGGACGATGAAGAGGCCAATCGGCTTGGAGTAATCCCCAAGCTTCATATATATGGCAAGACCGAAAGCAAGACGGGCCGCAAAATGGGCCATATCAATCTGCTCTGCAAGGATACGGCGGATGCGCTCGCCTGGGTGGAGCAAACTAACCTTTGGAGGAACTGA
- the purB gene encoding adenylosuccinate lyase has product MIERYSRPEMRAIWTEENKFKAWLEVELCACEAWAELGVIPKEDTVKLRENAEFNIDRIYEIEQETRHDVIAFTRAVSESLGAERKWVHYGLTSTDVVDTALGYLLRQANEILEKDIVNFIEILKDKAIAYKDTPMMGRTHGVHAEPTTFGLKMALWYEEMKRNLERFRHAANGVQFGKISGAVGTYANIDPFVEEFVCRKLGTSPAPISTQTLQRDRHAEYMATLALIATSLDKFATEIRALQKSEVREVEEAFAKGQKGSSAMPHKRNPIGCENISGLSRVIRGHMITAYENVPLWHERDISHSSVERVILPDATMLLNYMLNRFGNIVKNLTVFPENMKRNMERTFGVPFSGRVMTKLIDKGFSREQAYDTVQPRAMQAWETQQHFREIVENTPEITAVLSPEEIADAFNPSWHLKNVDTIFRKLGLI; this is encoded by the coding sequence ATGATCGAACGTTACAGCAGACCGGAAATGCGTGCTATCTGGACCGAAGAGAATAAATTCAAAGCCTGGCTCGAAGTGGAGCTGTGCGCCTGCGAGGCGTGGGCGGAGCTTGGCGTCATCCCGAAAGAGGATACGGTCAAGCTGCGGGAGAACGCAGAGTTCAATATTGACCGCATCTACGAAATCGAGCAGGAGACGCGCCATGACGTTATCGCGTTTACGCGCGCGGTATCGGAGAGCCTTGGGGCGGAGCGCAAATGGGTGCATTACGGCCTGACCTCCACCGATGTCGTTGATACGGCGCTTGGTTACCTGCTGCGCCAGGCCAACGAGATTTTGGAGAAGGACATCGTGAATTTCATTGAAATTTTAAAAGACAAGGCGATTGCCTACAAAGATACGCCGATGATGGGCCGTACGCACGGCGTACACGCCGAGCCGACTACGTTCGGACTGAAGATGGCGCTGTGGTATGAGGAAATGAAGCGCAATCTGGAGCGGTTCCGCCATGCCGCAAACGGCGTGCAGTTCGGCAAAATCTCCGGCGCGGTCGGTACCTACGCCAACATCGACCCGTTCGTGGAGGAGTTCGTCTGCCGCAAGCTGGGCACTAGCCCCGCGCCGATCTCGACGCAGACGCTTCAGCGCGACCGTCATGCCGAGTACATGGCAACGCTGGCGCTGATCGCCACTTCGCTTGACAAGTTCGCGACCGAAATCCGCGCGCTGCAAAAGAGCGAGGTACGCGAGGTTGAGGAAGCTTTTGCCAAAGGACAAAAAGGCTCGTCGGCGATGCCGCACAAGCGCAACCCGATCGGCTGCGAGAATATTTCCGGCCTGTCCCGGGTTATCCGCGGACATATGATCACCGCCTACGAGAACGTGCCGCTCTGGCATGAACGCGATATCTCGCATTCCTCGGTGGAACGGGTAATCCTCCCGGATGCGACGATGCTGCTGAACTATATGCTGAACCGCTTCGGCAACATTGTGAAGAACCTGACCGTATTCCCGGAAAATATGAAGCGCAACATGGAGCGTACCTTCGGCGTACCGTTCTCCGGCCGCGTTATGACGAAGCTGATCGACAAGGGCTTCAGCCGCGAGCAGGCTTACGATACGGTGCAGCCGCGCGCTATGCAGGCTTGGGAGACGCAGCAGCATTTCCGCGAGATTGTTGAGAATACACCGGAAATCACGGCAGTTCTCAGCCCGGAAGAGATTGCAGACGCGTTCAATCCTTCTTGGCATCTCAAGAATGTGGATACGATTTTCCGGAAGCTGGGCTTGATCTAA
- a CDS encoding phosphoribosylaminoimidazolesuccinocarboxamide synthase: MTHPAVSTAVDLIDAPLLYKGKVRELYDLGENMLIVVTDRISAFDYVLEPAVPDKGNVLNRLSAFWFGQTKEQLDNHVVHIDVDRLGGIVKDPELLRNRIMVVRKAQRIDMECVVRGYITGGGWRQYKETGKVNGIELPKGLRKNAKLAEPIFTPAAKNDVGHDEDIPFAKMQELIGEELANELKKKSLKLYAFARDYCAERGILLADCKFEFGILDGKVILIDEIFTPDASRFWAKDKYALDIEIDSMDKEPVRAYLASSSWDKNSTPDPLPEEVVNETSRRYLDIYHRITGHSLN, translated from the coding sequence ATGACACATCCTGCCGTATCGACTGCGGTGGATCTGATCGACGCTCCGCTGCTGTACAAAGGCAAAGTGCGCGAGCTGTACGATTTGGGAGAAAATATGCTGATCGTCGTGACGGACCGGATTTCCGCGTTCGACTATGTGCTGGAACCGGCGGTGCCGGACAAAGGCAATGTGCTGAACCGCCTAAGCGCATTCTGGTTCGGGCAGACGAAAGAGCAGTTGGACAATCATGTCGTCCATATCGATGTGGACCGTCTGGGCGGTATCGTCAAGGACCCTGAGCTGCTGAGAAACCGCATCATGGTTGTACGCAAGGCTCAGCGGATCGACATGGAATGCGTGGTGCGCGGATACATTACCGGCGGCGGCTGGCGGCAGTATAAGGAGACCGGCAAGGTGAACGGCATCGAGCTGCCTAAGGGTCTGCGCAAAAATGCGAAGCTGGCGGAACCGATCTTCACCCCGGCTGCTAAAAATGACGTCGGGCACGACGAGGACATTCCTTTTGCCAAAATGCAGGAATTGATCGGCGAGGAGCTCGCGAACGAGCTTAAAAAGAAGAGTCTGAAGCTGTATGCTTTCGCACGCGATTACTGCGCGGAGCGCGGCATTTTGCTGGCCGACTGCAAATTCGAGTTCGGTATTCTGGACGGCAAGGTCATCCTGATCGACGAAATTTTTACGCCGGATGCTTCCCGTTTCTGGGCGAAAGACAAGTACGCTCTGGATATTGAAATCGACAGCATGGACAAAGAGCCGGTGCGGGCTTATCTCGCTTCCTCTTCCTGGGACAAGAACAGTACCCCTGACCCGCTTCCGGAGGAGGTCGTCAATGAGACGAGCCGCCGCTACCTGGATATTTACCACCGGATTACCGGTCATTCGCTGAACTGA